The window TGTTCGCGGCGATTCCGGCAGTCATCGCCTACAACCGCTTCAGCCACGGCATCAACCGCATGGAATCAAAGCTGACCCGCTTTGCCGACGGCTTCTATTCGACGCTCAGCCGCGAACTGGAAGCCCAGCGGTGACGGTCAACATCACCCCCTCCCCCGTCATCCCAGCGAAAGCCGGGATCTCAGGCGGCGTAGTGCGCATTATGAGGCACGAGATGCCAGCCTCCGCTGGCATAACGAGCCGGACGGAGGCCGCATAATGGCCATGTCCGGCCCGCCCTCTCATCGTCGTGGCCGTGGCCGCGCGCCGATGGCCGACATCAACGTCACGCCACTGGTCGATGTCATGCTGGTGTTGCTCATCATCTTCATGGTGACGGCCCCGCTGCTCGTCACCGGCGTTCCCGTGAACCTGCCCGAAACCCGCGCCAAGGGGCTGGATCAGGACCAGAAGCCGACCATCGTCTCCATCGACCGCGACGGCGGCCTTTATATCGACGAAGCCGAAGTCAGCGACGCCGACCTGCCGGGCCGCCTGGCCGAAATCACCTCCGCCAATGCGGGCAAGGCGGAACCGCCGCAGATATTCCTGCGCGCCGACACCGGCCTCGACTATGGCCGGGTGATGCGGGTCATGGGCGAACTGAACCGCGCGGGCCTGAACAAGGTGGCGCTGGTCAGCACCGGGGGCAACGACGCCGCGCTCGGCGACGGTTCAGAATAGGGGCATAGGGTTCGGGCATGGAACGCGCGGAGAAGATCGGCCTTGGCGTGGCGAGCGCGGGACATGTCCTGCTGTTCGGCTTGCTGTCCGTCGGCTTTCTCGCCACCCCCAATCCCCTGAAACTGAACTCGCCGCCCATGGACGTCAGCCTGGTGGACGATGCCGCGCTCCAGTCCACCGCGCCCCAGGTCTCGCTCCAGCCCCCGCCGCCCAGCGTCGCGCCGGACGAAGGCCCGACCGAGGATGCAGCGCCCGCGCCGGTCCCGGAGCCTGCTCCCGCACCTGAGCCGGAACCGACGCCAGCACCGCCGCCGCCAAAGCCTGCGCCTCCCAAAAAGGCGGAAAAGCCGACACCCGCCAAGCCCAAGCCCGCGCCGGCGAAAAAGGAAGTGGCGAAGGCCACGCCAAAGCCCAAGCCCGCCCCTGCAAAGCCCGCAGCCAAGCCCGCACCGTCAAAGGCGAAGCCCGCCGCCAAGCCCAAGGCGAATGCCCCTGCGCGCGCGTCCGGGCAGGGCAAGGCGGAAAAACCGAAAGGCTCGCTGCTCGGCAAGGATTTCCTGAAAGGCATCGACACCGAAGCCGACGCCCCGCGCAAGGCCGCGCCGCCGCCCGCCGCTGCCATGGGGCCCGCGCAAAAGGCCGCGCTCGACCGCCTGATCAGCGACCAGATCTACCGCCACCTGAAACTCCCCTCCGGCGCGGACGTCGAACTGCTGGTCGCCTTTCTTGAGGTAAGGCTCGACCGCAATGGCCGGGTGATCGGCAGGCCGGAGGTTCTCGATATACAGGGCAGGACCGCCAGCAACAGCCCGCAGGTTTCCATCTACAAGGAACGTGCAGTGCAGGCCGTGCTTCAGGCATCCCCTTTCCGGGGGTTGCCTGCCGAATATTATGACCAGTGGAACTGGCTCAAACCCCTCAGAGTCTATGCAAGGAAAGCGCGATGAAACGCTTCGGAATAACCGCACTGCTTGCCCTTTGCGCAGCCTTTGCCCCCTCGGCACTCGCCCAGCTGTCTGTGGATGTGACGGGTGAGATTGAGAGCAACCTGAAAATCGTCGTCCCCGCCCTGCCCGCGCAGGCGGAAGTTTCGACGCCGGCGGGCTCATCCACCGACCTTGGTCGCAAGATCGCCGAAGTCATCGCCACGGACCTTAAAGGCTCCGGCCTGTTCGATCCGTCCGGGCCCGGCGGCATCCCGACCATCGCTTTCCCCGAAGTCACCAACCCCGCCTATGACAAATGGGGCGCCTATCAGGCGCTGGTGCAGGGCTTTGTCCGCACCACCGGCGGCGAAGCGGACATCACCGTCGGCTGTTACCTCTATGACGTCGCGCTGAAACAGGAACTGACCCGTCAGGGCTTCATCGTCGCGCCCCGCGACTGGCGGCGCGCCGCGCATAAATGCGCCGACGCCATCTACGCCCGCCTGTCGGGGGAAAGCCCCTTCTTCGACAGCCGCATCGCCTATATCGCGGAGAGCGGGCCCAAGGGGAACCGCACCAAGCGCCTCGCCATCATGGATAGCGATGGCGCGAACCACCGCTTCATCACCAACGGCCAGTCGATTGCGCTCACCCCGCGCTTCTCGCCCGACTACAAGTCGATCGTCTATGTCAGCTATCTGGGCAGCCGGGTGCGCATCTATGTCTATGACATCGGCAGCGGCCGTCAGCGGCTCGTCACCGAAAGCAACAATGCGACTTTCGCGCCGCGCTGGTCGCCCGATGGCCGCAACATCCTCTTTTCCATGGCGGTCGCGGGCAATACCGACATCTACCGCGTGTCGGCGCAGGGTGGCCAGCCGGTCCGCCTCACCACCGCGCCGGGCATCGACGTCGGCGGCAGCTATTCGCCCGATGGCGCACGCATCGTCTTTGAAAGCGACCGTTCCGGCAGCCAGCAAATCTACGTCATGAACGCCGACGGCTCCGGCCAGCGCCGCATCAGCCATGGCGGCGGCCGCTATGCCACGCCCGAATGGAGCCCGCGCGGCGACCTGATCGCCTTCACGAAGATTTCGGGCGACTTCAAGATCGCCGTCATGACGCCGGACGGCGGCAATGAGCGCATATTGACCAGCGGCTGGCAGGATGAACAGCCGACCTGGTCGCCCAATGGCCGCGTCCTGCAATATTTCCGCACCACGCCCGGTCGCAACGGCTCCAGCCAGGTCTGGCAGGTCGATCTTACCGGGGTCAACGAACGCCGCATCCCCACCCCGCTCAGCGGCTCGGACCCTGCCTGGGGTCCATTGCTGCCCTGACAGGGAACCACATCGTCGCGAAGGCGTAACGAACCCATACCTCTCTTAAGGAGACCGCCATGAAACTCACCCGCCCCCTTCTCATCGCAGGATGCGTCCTGGCCCTCGCCGCCTGCGGCAAGAAAGCGCCCAAGGATCTGCCTCCCCCGCCGCCCACCGACACCAGCGCCCAGACCGGGACCGACATTGGCGGGACCAGTGGTGTGGTGAAGGGCAGCCAGCAGGATTTCGTCGCCTCCGTCTCGTCCGACCGCATCTTCTTCGACACCGACCAATATGATGTCGACATGCAGGACCAGCAGACATTGCAGAGCCAGGCCGCCTGGTTGCAGCAGAACCCCAATGTCCGCGTCACGATCGAAGGCCATGCCGACGAACGCGGCACCCGCGACTACAACATCGCCCTGGGCGAACGCCGCGCCAACGCCGCGAAAAACTATCTCGCATCGCTCGGCATCGATCCCAGCCGCATCAATACCGTCAGCTATGGCAAGGAACGCCCCGCCGCGCTGGGTTCCGACGAAGCCTCCTGGGCGCAGAACCGCCGCGCGGTGACCGTCACCGTTCAATATTGATCGCTCTTCGGGCGGGCGGCTCGCCTGCCCCAGGGGTGCGATGAACTCTGGGAATATCCCGCCGGCGCAGGATCGGCGGGATTTCCTTTGCCTTCAAGCGGTCCGGAAGGGGCGACCGCTCACCAAAGGCGCACGCAAGCGCTCAGCACCGCTGGCGGCGCTCGGCGATTCGGCGACCGAACAGTTCCAACAGGTTCGCCGTAATCTCGATGGCGGCATCGGGCACCCCGTCCAGCAGTTCGCGCCGCAAGCCATCAAGCCGTTCCTCGATCAGCCCGGCCAGCTCCTTGCCCGCCGCAGTAAAGCGGATGGTATTGGATCGCTTGTCATCGGGATTGGGCACGCGCTCCACCAGCGCCATCGCCTCCAACTGATCCAGCGTCCTGACCAGCGACGGCTGGGTGATCCCAAGCAGCTGCGCCAGATCCGCCTGCCGCGCCTCGGCGCCCAGCCGATCCAGATGCACAAGGCACCAGCCCGCGCTATTGGATACCCGAAATTCCGCCAACGCCTCATCAGCCAGCGCCCGCCAGCTACGCGCCAACAAAGGCAACTTCCGCGCCAGCGCGCGCTCCATCTCCAATCGTGACATCTAATTTAGGTAGCTAACTAAATGATGAGCGTCAATAATATGCGATCTTCCCGCTATTTCATTCACGCATTCAAATTCCGGGAGCTCCAAAAACCCCCGGAAATTCTCAATATCAGGCCCGCTTCGTCCCGGAAAACCCGGCCGCCCCAAACGCGCCCAGCTGCATCGTGCCGCTGATGCTGTCGCCGCTCACCTCGGCCTCGCAATCCATCGTCACCGGCATCGGCATTGTCATGTTCATCTTCCAGGTCAGCTTGTTGCCATCGACCTTACCTTCAGCGACGTCGAGCGAACCCATCATCCCGGCGAAAGTCCCATGGAAGCTGTCTCCTGAACTGATGACGGTCAGCACGCCCTTCTGCTCTCCCAGCGGCGTCTTCGCCACGCAATCATAGGCTCCATCGACTGCTGCCATATTCATTCTCCTTTGCGGCCCTTTAGTCGGCCAATGTTCCCATCTCGACCGGCAGGCCCACGGCGTCAAGCTGCGGCCGCACCAGTTTCGCGTCGCCCACGACCACCCAGATCAGCCGGTCTGGATTGATCGCCTCCCGCGCGGCCTTGTCCAGGTCGGCCGCGGTCATCGCCCGGTAGATCGCGGGCAGCTTTTCATAGAAGTCGTCCGGCCGTTCCAGCAGTCGATTGCGCATCATCGCGCCCAGCAGATCCGACGATGTTTCGAAGCTGCCGGGCAGCGACAGGATCTGGCTGTTGATTGTCTGGTTGCGTTCGGCCTCGCTCGTCCCCTTGCTCGTCAGAAAGTCGGCGATGTCCTGCCGCGCCGCAATGATCGATGCCCCCGTCTTGTCCGTCTGCACCGGCGCATAGACCAGAAGCGGCATCGTTTCCTTGACGCCGGGCAGGGTGCTTCCGGCGGAATAGGCCCACCCCTTTGTCTCGCGCAGGTCCATGATCAGACGCGATGTCGAACTGCCGCCGAGCACCTCATTCGCCGTGATCAGAGTCACCGGATTGTCGATGCCGCGCTTGTTGGTCAGCAGCCCGGCGAGGATCATCGACTGCGGGCTCTGCGGCTTATCGACCAATATGATCCGCGACGGCCGCATCATCCGGTCCATGCGGAACAGCTTGGTCCCCTTCGCGACATTCGGCGCTTTCCAGTCGCCAAACCGCTTTTCAAGCAGCGGCATGATCTCGGCCAGTTCCGTGTCGCCCGCCACGAAGATGGTGGCATTGTCGGGCCGCAGCCATCTGTCATGGAAGGCGACAAGGTCAGCGCGCGTCACCGCCTTGACTCCGCTTTCCGTGCCCGACCCGGTGAAGGGAATGCCATAGGGATGCGCCTGCCCGTAAAGCAGCGGCGGCAACAGGCGCTGCGCGATCGGCATGGGCGCAGTCTTTTCAGCGGCAATCCGGGTCAGCACCTGCCCACGCAGCCGTTCCACCTCCTGCGGGGCAAAGGCCGGGTTGCGAATGACATCCGCCAGCAGCCTCAGCGAAGCGTCAAGATTGGGCTTCAACGCATAGAGGCCGACGCTGCTCGTATCCATGCCGTTGCCCGCGCTGATCGATGCGCCCAGCCGCTCCTGCTCCTCGGCAATCTGGATCGAGTTGCGCGTCGTCGTCCCTTCGTCCAGCAGCGCAGTGGTCAGTCCTGCGGTGCCGAGCTTCGCCTTGTCGTCGGCGGCGTTGCCCGCATCGAATGACACCGACACCCGTATCACGGGCACCGTCGCCCGCCGCGCGAACACCACTGGAATGCCGTTCGTCAGCTTCGCATGCTCGACCTTCGGGAATTCCAGATCCTTGACCGGCTCGATGGCAGGCGCGGCGATACTCGTCGGCGCAGGCGGTGTCGCCGCCGCAGGCGCGGGCTTTTGAGGATCGCGGAAATAAGCGGGGCGATGCGTCGCATTGCCTGCCAGCGCATTATCTTCCGGGGACCGCTCGCCGGGCGCAACCGTCAATCGAAACACCGGCCGCCCCAACCATTTGCGAGCGGCTGCGCTCACCGATTGCGGCGTTGCAGCTGCGTAAAGAGCAAGGTCCTTCTTATATTTCCCCGGATCGTTGGAATAGACCGCTCCTTCGGCCAGCGTCACCGCTTTGCCGCTGAACCCGCCTACCTTTTCCAAGCCGCCGATGGTGCCGGAAAGCTGCCGCGTCGCCGCCCGCTGAACCTCATCGCTCGTAGGTCCCTTGGCCAGATAGTCGGCAAGCAGCTGGTCCAGCCGCTTGCCCACCGCTGCGGCATCCTGACCGGGCTTAACGTCCACCGTGATCTCCGCGATGGACAGCTTTTCAAAGGGCTGGACGTTCGCCTTGACGGCGACCGCGACCTTTTCGCCACGCACGAGGATGTTATCCAGGCGAGAGGATTTGAGCCCGCCAAATACCGACATTGCGAGGTCGAGCTGCGGCAGGTCCGCCGAATTGACGCCAGGGACGATCCAGTTGCGATAGAGCCGCGTGGCCGCGACATTGTCGTGCATCACCTTTTCGACGTCCTGCGGAAGGGTGGGGACAGTCGCATCCACATCCTTGGGCGCCGGGCCGGAGGGAATGTCGCCAAACCATTTTTCCACCTTGGCGCGAGCAGTGGGCGCATCAATGTCCCCGGCCAGCACCAGTACGGCGTTGTTCGGGCCGTAGTGCGTCTTGAACCAGTTCTGCACATCGGCAAGGCTGGCCGCGTTCAGATCTGCCATCGAGCCGATCGTCGAATGGCGATAGGGGTGCCCCTCCGGCAGCATGGCGGCCAGCTGAGCATATTCGACAAGGCCATAGGGCTCATTCTCGCCCATCCGCTTCTCGTTCTGGACGACCCCCCGCTGCGTATCCAGCTTGGCCTGCGTGACAGCGCCCAGCAGATGGCCCATGCGGTCCGCTTCCAGAAACAAGGCCCGGTCGAGCGCGCCTGTCGGCACCGTCTCGAAATAATTGGTTCGATCAAACCAGGTCGTGCCATTCCAATCTGTCGCGCCGATATCCTCCAGACGACCGAAAAACGGCCCGTCCGCATTTTCCGAACCGTAGAACATCAGATGTTCGAACAGATGCGCAAAGCCGGTCTTGCCCTTGGGTTCAAACCGCGACCCAACATGATACCAGACCGACACCGCGACCACCGGCGCCTTGCGATCGGTATGAACGATAACGCGCAGCCCGTTTTTGAGCGTGAACTGTTCATAGGGAATATCGACTGCCTCAACGAGGCTGGAAAGCGGCGCGGGCGAGGCCGCGACAGGCGCGGAGACCGCTTGCGTCATCGGAGCGAGCGCCAGCGAGGAAAGGCCAAGCGCCAGCATCAGCCGCCGCGAAAGGGGAAAAAACGTCATGAGCGCCTCATGAAATCAAGGGCATGCGGCCGCACGCCAAGCACGGGTGCAGCATAGCGAGGCGAGTTAGCGGCGCAATACGCATTCCGCTGGACAGGGGTGCAACGCACGATAACGTCATGTTTCAATCATGGAGAGGGTTCACCGCTGATGCGCCTCGACCGCCGGTTTTTTCTGGTTTGTTCATTCTTTTTCCTGATCCCCGGCCCCGCGCCTGCAGCGCAGGGTTCGCCTGCGGAAATCTCCTCTGACGAGATCCGCGCGGATATTGGCTTCCTCTCGGACGATTTGCTGGAAGGACGGGATGCGGGCACGCGCGGTTACGATCTTGCCGCGCGCTATGTTGCTGCACGCTTCGAAGCGCTCGGCCTGCGGCAGGCGGTGCGAGATAGCTGGTATCAGTCGGTGCCGCTTGTCGTCACGGAGTTGGACAAGCGGATGACGTCATCGCTTACCATTGGCGGCAGGCGGTTCGAAAATGGCGGCGACATCATCATCAGCGCCTTTGGCACCGAGCCTCGTCAAACCGTAGAGGCGCAGGCCGTGTTTGTCGGTTTCGGAGTGGCGTCAGCGCGCGAGAAGATCGACGATTATGCGGGTCTCGATCTGAAGGGGAAATTCGCGGTCGCCCTGTCCGGCGCGCCCGCCGGCTTGCCGAGCGAGATCGCCGCGCATCTGGCCGCCGAAAAGGCGGCAGCAGCGCAAGCCGCAGGCGCCATCGGACTCATCACCATCCCTAGTGAAAGCCTGCTGACGCGCACACCCTGGGCCAGATTGCGCGACCGCGCCACGGGACCGGCCGTCGGTTGGGTGGGAGCAGATGGCCGCAGCTTCAGCCGCACACCGGGCATCGTCGCGACCGCTTATGCC of the Sphingobium herbicidovorans genome contains:
- a CDS encoding MarR family transcriptional regulator — protein: MSRLEMERALARKLPLLARSWRALADEALAEFRVSNSAGWCLVHLDRLGAEARQADLAQLLGITQPSLVRTLDQLEAMALVERVPNPDDKRSNTIRFTAAGKELAGLIEERLDGLRRELLDGVPDAAIEITANLLELFGRRIAERRQRC
- the tolR gene encoding protein TolR; amino-acid sequence: MAMSGPPSHRRGRGRAPMADINVTPLVDVMLVLLIIFMVTAPLLVTGVPVNLPETRAKGLDQDQKPTIVSIDRDGGLYIDEAEVSDADLPGRLAEITSANAGKAEPPQIFLRADTGLDYGRVMRVMGELNRAGLNKVALVSTGGNDAALGDGSE
- the tolB gene encoding Tol-Pal system beta propeller repeat protein TolB yields the protein MKRFGITALLALCAAFAPSALAQLSVDVTGEIESNLKIVVPALPAQAEVSTPAGSSTDLGRKIAEVIATDLKGSGLFDPSGPGGIPTIAFPEVTNPAYDKWGAYQALVQGFVRTTGGEADITVGCYLYDVALKQELTRQGFIVAPRDWRRAAHKCADAIYARLSGESPFFDSRIAYIAESGPKGNRTKRLAIMDSDGANHRFITNGQSIALTPRFSPDYKSIVYVSYLGSRVRIYVYDIGSGRQRLVTESNNATFAPRWSPDGRNILFSMAVAGNTDIYRVSAQGGQPVRLTTAPGIDVGGSYSPDGARIVFESDRSGSQQIYVMNADGSGQRRISHGGGRYATPEWSPRGDLIAFTKISGDFKIAVMTPDGGNERILTSGWQDEQPTWSPNGRVLQYFRTTPGRNGSSQVWQVDLTGVNERRIPTPLSGSDPAWGPLLP
- the pal gene encoding peptidoglycan-associated lipoprotein Pal, with translation MKLTRPLLIAGCVLALAACGKKAPKDLPPPPPTDTSAQTGTDIGGTSGVVKGSQQDFVASVSSDRIFFDTDQYDVDMQDQQTLQSQAAWLQQNPNVRVTIEGHADERGTRDYNIALGERRANAAKNYLASLGIDPSRINTVSYGKERPAALGSDEASWAQNRRAVTVTVQY
- a CDS encoding M16 family metallopeptidase gives rise to the protein MTFFPLSRRLMLALGLSSLALAPMTQAVSAPVAASPAPLSSLVEAVDIPYEQFTLKNGLRVIVHTDRKAPVVAVSVWYHVGSRFEPKGKTGFAHLFEHLMFYGSENADGPFFGRLEDIGATDWNGTTWFDRTNYFETVPTGALDRALFLEADRMGHLLGAVTQAKLDTQRGVVQNEKRMGENEPYGLVEYAQLAAMLPEGHPYRHSTIGSMADLNAASLADVQNWFKTHYGPNNAVLVLAGDIDAPTARAKVEKWFGDIPSGPAPKDVDATVPTLPQDVEKVMHDNVAATRLYRNWIVPGVNSADLPQLDLAMSVFGGLKSSRLDNILVRGEKVAVAVKANVQPFEKLSIAEITVDVKPGQDAAAVGKRLDQLLADYLAKGPTSDEVQRAATRQLSGTIGGLEKVGGFSGKAVTLAEGAVYSNDPGKYKKDLALYAAATPQSVSAAARKWLGRPVFRLTVAPGERSPEDNALAGNATHRPAYFRDPQKPAPAAATPPAPTSIAAPAIEPVKDLEFPKVEHAKLTNGIPVVFARRATVPVIRVSVSFDAGNAADDKAKLGTAGLTTALLDEGTTTRNSIQIAEEQERLGASISAGNGMDTSSVGLYALKPNLDASLRLLADVIRNPAFAPQEVERLRGQVLTRIAAEKTAPMPIAQRLLPPLLYGQAHPYGIPFTGSGTESGVKAVTRADLVAFHDRWLRPDNATIFVAGDTELAEIMPLLEKRFGDWKAPNVAKGTKLFRMDRMMRPSRIILVDKPQSPQSMILAGLLTNKRGIDNPVTLITANEVLGGSSTSRLIMDLRETKGWAYSAGSTLPGVKETMPLLVYAPVQTDKTGASIIAARQDIADFLTSKGTSEAERNQTINSQILSLPGSFETSSDLLGAMMRNRLLERPDDFYEKLPAIYRAMTAADLDKAAREAINPDRLIWVVVGDAKLVRPQLDAVGLPVEMGTLAD